A single genomic interval of Croceibacter atlanticus HTCC2559 harbors:
- a CDS encoding GH92 family glycosyl hydrolase, translated as MRNLLLLPLTLLLFSCTKTVTVNKAVKDQPLISYVNPFIGTDGHGHTYPGAVAPFGMMQLSPDTRLEGWDGCSGYHYSDKHIYGFSHTHLSGTGVSDYADVLLMPTNTITFNNGADGEKGYRSTFSHEDENASPGFYEVLLKDTDIKVSLTVSRRSGMHKYEFPSAENQIVILDLEHRDKLNDVKLNILSDTEISGYRFSKAWATNQKLFFNIQFSKPFKVEDTLMSSTFKTSTKAALKFHNPKNEPIYVKVGISAVDEQGAKLNLEKEIGTKTFNEVKSEIEKLWKKQLEKITIEDRVEDKKVIFYTSLYHSMLAPHLHQDVDMRYRGMNDSIYKAEDFEQYTVFSLWDTYRAAHPLYTLIEQDKTNDFIKGFIKKHEHGGILPIWDLSNNYTGCMIGYHAIPVISDAYLKGIKDYDVEKAFQAMTFAASQDHLGLDAYKKNNYIPVEAEGSSVSKTLEYAYDDWAIAQMAQALEKSEDYKTYIQRAQFYKNVFNPDTKFMQGRFRNTWPSNFDPYEVNFNYTEANSWQYSFYVPQDVSGFTTLLGGKKALEQQLDKLFSASQETSGAEQADITGLIGQYAHGNEPSHHMAYLYNFVNTPYKTQERVHQILTEQYSNAPDGISGNEDCGQMGAWYVFSALGFYPVTPASNTYIIGTPHVEKATLNLENGNKFTVIAESLSEENIYIQSATLNGKQLNNSYLDHNTIMNGGNLIFKMTNAPSQWGTTTNSAPVTEIKDHLIVQSPYITTGNLAFKDSTRIALGVADKDVSIKYRINTSEIFKTYKTPFYISETANLEIYGSKDGKESPKQISEFRKIDPNLKLTLSTTYPERYSGGGNLALIDGVTGTTNFQTGLWQGYQNQDLIATLDFGKQKEINTITTGFLQDQRSWIFYPTQVTYLSSQDGKTFKEIFTKKISVKENEQVEKLEVNFKTTNPTSFRYLKVVAKTLGELPEWHLGAEHQGSSWIFADEILINE; from the coding sequence ATGCGCAACCTACTACTTTTACCTTTAACACTTTTACTATTTTCTTGTACCAAAACTGTAACTGTAAATAAAGCTGTTAAAGATCAGCCTTTAATTAGCTATGTAAATCCATTTATCGGAACTGATGGTCACGGTCATACTTATCCAGGTGCCGTTGCTCCTTTTGGAATGATGCAGTTAAGCCCAGACACACGTCTTGAAGGTTGGGATGGCTGTAGCGGTTACCACTATAGTGACAAACATATTTATGGGTTTTCACACACGCATTTAAGTGGTACTGGCGTGAGTGATTATGCAGATGTTTTATTAATGCCAACCAATACAATTACATTTAATAATGGCGCAGATGGAGAAAAAGGATACCGCTCAACCTTTTCACATGAAGATGAAAATGCATCACCAGGATTTTATGAAGTATTACTTAAAGATACAGACATTAAAGTTTCACTAACGGTTTCGCGTAGAAGCGGAATGCATAAGTATGAATTTCCTTCAGCTGAAAATCAAATTGTTATTTTAGATTTAGAGCACAGAGACAAGCTAAATGATGTAAAGCTTAATATATTATCAGATACAGAAATTTCGGGTTATAGGTTTTCAAAAGCTTGGGCAACAAATCAGAAGTTGTTTTTTAATATCCAATTTTCAAAACCCTTTAAAGTAGAAGATACATTAATGTCTTCAACCTTTAAAACTTCAACCAAAGCAGCATTAAAATTTCATAATCCTAAAAACGAACCTATTTATGTGAAAGTAGGAATAAGTGCTGTTGATGAACAAGGTGCAAAATTGAATCTTGAAAAAGAAATAGGAACAAAGACTTTTAATGAAGTGAAATCTGAAATTGAAAAACTTTGGAAAAAGCAACTAGAGAAAATTACAATTGAAGATCGTGTTGAAGATAAAAAAGTGATTTTCTACACATCATTATACCATAGTATGTTGGCGCCACATTTACATCAAGATGTGGATATGCGTTACAGAGGAATGAATGATAGCATTTATAAAGCTGAAGATTTTGAGCAATATACTGTCTTTTCACTTTGGGATACTTACAGAGCTGCACATCCTCTTTATACTCTTATTGAGCAAGATAAAACTAATGATTTTATAAAAGGATTTATAAAGAAACATGAGCATGGCGGTATATTGCCAATATGGGATTTGAGTAATAATTATACTGGTTGCATGATTGGTTATCATGCAATACCTGTAATATCAGATGCATACTTAAAAGGAATTAAAGATTATGATGTTGAAAAAGCTTTTCAGGCAATGACTTTCGCTGCATCTCAAGATCATTTAGGGTTAGATGCTTATAAGAAGAACAATTACATTCCTGTTGAAGCTGAAGGAAGCTCTGTGTCTAAAACTCTTGAGTATGCGTATGACGATTGGGCTATTGCACAAATGGCCCAAGCTTTAGAAAAATCTGAAGATTATAAAACCTATATACAAAGGGCGCAATTTTATAAGAATGTATTTAATCCTGACACTAAATTTATGCAAGGCCGTTTTAGAAATACTTGGCCATCTAATTTTGATCCCTATGAGGTTAACTTTAACTATACAGAAGCCAACTCTTGGCAATATAGTTTTTATGTACCCCAAGATGTTTCAGGATTTACAACGCTGCTAGGAGGAAAAAAAGCTTTGGAGCAACAATTAGACAAACTGTTTAGTGCTAGTCAAGAAACATCTGGTGCAGAACAGGCAGATATAACGGGTTTAATAGGGCAATATGCACATGGTAATGAACCAAGCCATCATATGGCGTATCTCTATAATTTTGTAAATACACCTTACAAAACACAGGAGCGTGTTCATCAAATCCTAACAGAACAATATAGCAATGCACCAGATGGCATTTCAGGGAATGAAGATTGTGGCCAAATGGGAGCTTGGTATGTATTTAGCGCCTTAGGTTTTTATCCTGTAACACCTGCATCAAATACCTATATAATCGGGACGCCTCACGTAGAAAAAGCAACACTAAACCTAGAAAACGGTAATAAATTTACAGTGATTGCAGAATCACTTTCAGAAGAAAATATTTATATACAGAGCGCAACCTTAAACGGAAAGCAACTTAATAACTCATACCTAGATCATAATACTATAATGAATGGTGGTAACTTAATATTTAAAATGACAAACGCACCATCGCAATGGGGTACAACAACTAATTCTGCACCAGTTACAGAAATTAAAGACCACTTAATTGTACAGTCACCTTATATTACAACTGGAAATTTAGCATTTAAAGATTCAACAAGAATTGCATTAGGAGTAGCAGATAAAGATGTTTCTATAAAGTATAGAATAAATACTTCAGAAATTTTTAAAACCTACAAGACTCCATTCTATATTTCAGAAACAGCAAATTTGGAAATATATGGTAGCAAGGATGGCAAAGAAAGTCCTAAGCAAATTTCAGAATTCAGAAAAATAGATCCAAACTTAAAGCTCACGCTAAGCACAACCTATCCAGAGCGCTACAGTGGTGGCGGAAACCTAGCGTTGATTGATGGTGTAACAGGAACTACAAATTTTCAAACAGGATTATGGCAAGGTTATCAAAACCAAGATTTAATAGCAACGCTCGATTTTGGTAAGCAGAAAGAAATCAATACAATAACTACAGGCTTTTTACAAGACCAGCGTTCTTGGATATTTTATCCTACACAGGTAACTTATCTAAGTTCACAAGATGGTAAAACCTTTAAAGAAATTTTTACAAAAAAGATTTCTGTTAAAGAAAATGAACAAGTTGAAAAGCTAGAGGTTAACTTTAAGACAACTAATCCAACATCATTTAGATACTTAAAAGTAGTCGCTAAAACATTAGGTGAATTACCAGAGTGGCATTTAGGCGCAGAACATCAAGGCTCCAGTTGGATATTTGCCGATGAGATTTTAATAAATGAATAA
- a CDS encoding isoaspartyl peptidase/L-asparaginase family protein: MKRRQFIQQSALGTVGLAVAGAAISCDEQNLNKEMSIPQKETLKKSGPIAICTWGFVDANKTAGQFLDAGKPALDAVIAGVQVEEDDIRNTTVGKGGAPDRSGEVTLDACVMNPDGDCGAVVYVKDYAHVAQLARIVMEETPHVMLAGEGAEELAERYGFKKETLLTEQSEKAYKEWLKSPEYKPIINIENHDTIGLLAIDKFGDIAGACTTSGLSYKMKGRVGDSAIIGSGLFLDNEIGGAVATGMGEEIMKTVGSFLIVELMRQGKTPQEACDEAVKRVIERNPNYKNFQVAYIALDKQGNTGGACIHKGFTYEKYENEENTRVQPSHILND; encoded by the coding sequence ATGAAAAGAAGACAATTTATACAACAATCTGCTTTAGGAACAGTAGGACTTGCAGTTGCAGGTGCAGCAATATCTTGTGATGAACAAAATTTGAATAAAGAAATGAGTATACCCCAAAAAGAAACATTAAAAAAATCTGGACCAATTGCTATTTGCACTTGGGGATTTGTTGATGCAAATAAAACTGCAGGTCAATTCTTAGATGCTGGAAAACCTGCTTTAGATGCTGTTATTGCCGGCGTACAAGTAGAAGAAGATGATATTAGAAACACAACTGTAGGAAAAGGTGGTGCGCCAGACAGATCTGGCGAAGTAACTCTAGATGCTTGCGTAATGAATCCAGATGGAGATTGTGGTGCTGTGGTATATGTTAAAGATTATGCGCACGTAGCACAATTAGCACGTATTGTAATGGAGGAAACACCACACGTGATGTTAGCTGGAGAAGGCGCAGAAGAATTGGCAGAGCGTTATGGGTTTAAAAAAGAGACCTTGTTAACAGAGCAGTCTGAAAAAGCGTATAAAGAATGGCTTAAAAGCCCAGAATATAAACCAATTATTAATATTGAAAATCACGATACGATAGGACTGTTGGCTATTGATAAATTTGGAGATATTGCTGGTGCGTGTACAACAAGTGGATTAAGCTACAAAATGAAAGGTAGAGTAGGAGATAGTGCCATTATTGGAAGCGGACTTTTCTTAGATAATGAAATAGGAGGTGCAGTAGCCACAGGAATGGGAGAGGAAATAATGAAAACAGTTGGTAGCTTTTTAATAGTAGAGCTTATGAGGCAAGGTAAAACACCTCAAGAAGCTTGTGATGAAGCCGTAAAACGTGTTATTGAAAGAAATCCGAATTATAAAAACTTTCAGGTAGCTTATATTGCTCTAGATAAACAAGGAAATACTGGTGGCGCCTGTATTCATAAAGGCTTTACTTACGAGAAGTATGAAAATGAAGAAAACACTAGAGTACAACCTTCACATATTTTAAACGATTAA
- a CDS encoding sugar MFS transporter produces the protein MSNNAGSKRAFAIITTLFFLWGFITVLVDSLIPRLKDVFELSYFQAGLVQFAFFLAYFIFSIPAGSILARIGYKKGIILGLLTMAFGCLLFYPASEYRMFNVFLLGYFILAAGITVLQVAANPYVSLLGSEQGASSRLNLAQAFNSLGTTIAPIIGALFLLSETVKTSTEINALSIQEKESYLTAEAATVQTPFLTIAAIIGVLAVVFMIVKLPTIMEKSPKGGYSKLFKNKLALMGVLGIFLYVGAEVAIGSYLVNYFQSMRLTPIILENETMMAIANTITNVFNKDLSVSDPKSLLGIFVIFYWGGAMIGRFIGAYLTKLITPGKVLGVFSFLAILMIFTSMNTLGLLSMWTILSVGLFNSIMFPTIFTLTLDGLGDLKPQASGLLCTAIVGGAIIPPLYGFLTDQFHFKLALLLIVLCYAYILYFGWIKSKVSVRIV, from the coding sequence ATGAGCAATAACGCAGGAAGCAAAAGAGCATTTGCAATAATTACAACGCTCTTTTTTTTATGGGGCTTTATCACTGTCCTTGTAGATTCATTAATACCAAGACTAAAAGATGTTTTTGAGTTATCTTACTTTCAGGCTGGCTTGGTACAATTTGCATTTTTTCTTGCGTACTTCATATTCTCAATTCCAGCAGGATCTATACTTGCAAGGATAGGATACAAAAAAGGAATAATTCTTGGCTTACTAACTATGGCATTTGGATGCTTGCTCTTTTATCCTGCATCTGAGTATCGTATGTTTAATGTGTTTTTACTTGGGTACTTTATTTTAGCAGCAGGTATAACTGTACTTCAAGTTGCTGCAAACCCTTATGTAAGTTTATTGGGGAGTGAGCAAGGTGCTTCCAGCAGGCTTAATTTGGCTCAAGCTTTTAATTCTTTAGGAACTACAATTGCGCCAATAATTGGTGCACTTTTTTTATTGAGTGAGACTGTAAAAACATCAACAGAGATTAATGCCCTTAGTATTCAGGAAAAAGAAAGTTATTTAACTGCAGAGGCAGCTACTGTACAGACACCATTCCTAACTATTGCTGCTATTATTGGAGTGTTAGCTGTGGTTTTTATGATTGTAAAACTACCAACAATTATGGAGAAAAGTCCAAAAGGTGGTTATTCTAAGCTGTTTAAAAACAAGCTTGCATTAATGGGTGTTCTAGGCATATTTTTATACGTAGGAGCAGAAGTTGCTATAGGAAGTTATTTGGTAAACTACTTTCAAAGTATGAGGTTAACACCTATAATATTAGAAAATGAAACTATGATGGCAATTGCTAATACCATTACCAATGTATTTAATAAAGACCTTTCTGTTTCAGACCCAAAATCATTATTAGGGATATTTGTGATTTTTTATTGGGGTGGTGCAATGATAGGTAGGTTTATAGGTGCATATTTAACCAAATTAATTACGCCAGGTAAGGTGTTAGGTGTGTTTTCTTTTCTTGCCATACTTATGATTTTTACATCTATGAATACGTTAGGACTACTTTCAATGTGGACAATATTATCTGTAGGATTATTCAATTCAATAATGTTCCCAACAATTTTCACTCTAACCTTAGATGGATTAGGAGATTTAAAGCCTCAGGCGTCAGGATTACTTTGTACCGCAATAGTTGGTGGTGCTATAATTCCGCCTTTATATGGTTTCTTAACAGATCAATTTCATTTTAAATTAGCACTTCTCCTTATTGTATTGTGCTATGCTTATATTCTTTACTTTGGCTGGATAAAAAGTAAAGTCTCTGTAAGAATAGTGTGA
- a CDS encoding TonB-dependent receptor codes for MNQFLRKLIVFLVILFAVNLQAQDKKEITFTAVNEPILDILSEIEAQFNVQFYVIEDWIKDQKTSVVKDTYTLEALLKEVLDDTPLNFYKYSEDKVVLVKNNSIVSELPKGFVVDSLKRNNTQANPIFAEEFNQDITDGNVITIGKRSSARVGSEYELTGYIRDSKTNAGIDNLVISANDKSIYTTTDANGFYTLRLPAGQHRVETSGLGYGLESKTIVLYGSGSLNFNLVEDAQLLKEVIIESNKSENIREATVGISRINLKEIKTIPLVLGERDVLKVAVTLPGIQKAGEGSIGYNVRGGRADQNLILLDDAVIYSPSHFLGFFSGINPFTTGSVDIYKGNIPAEFGGRLSSVFDIETKAGNKEKISGEGSIGPVTGNLTLEVPVVKDRSSILVGGRATYSGWILRSLSEESLKDSEASFYDGIINYNDKINDKHQVKASVYYSDDKFSITSDSLYRYNNALASVNYTHQWNDKKKGELILSHSNYQFEIDFDANSDKDFLFDYTINESQLKYNLNHKIDPKHTLLYGGAAKYYNIDPGNIEGKGDSSTIQPLSIQSERAVESAIFLSDEYEVNKKLQLNLGLRYSHYANLGPSVQREYQDGAPKNESTVVSENTYDDNEVVETYGGLEYRFSGRYFLTPELSLKAGYNRTLQYIHLLSSNTTISPTDTYKLSDLNIKPQKASQFSLGVFRNFDDQDLEVSLEGYYKSLDDILDYKTGANLTLNENIETELLQGEGQAYGVEFLLKKKKGNLNGYFGYTYSRTFIKLDSENPDERVNNGEYFPANYDKPHDFSLVANYKITQRYSVSFNASYQTGRPITYPVGKFEFAGEEQVVYSDRNDFRIPDYFRLDIGFNIEGNHKKMKLAHSFWNISIYNVLGRNNPYSVYFVNDNKEIKAYQTSIFSVPVPTITYNFKF; via the coding sequence ATGAATCAGTTTTTACGAAAACTTATAGTGTTTTTAGTAATATTATTTGCTGTTAACCTACAAGCTCAAGACAAAAAAGAAATAACCTTTACCGCTGTAAACGAGCCAATTTTAGACATTCTGTCTGAAATTGAAGCACAGTTTAATGTTCAGTTTTATGTGATTGAAGATTGGATAAAAGACCAAAAGACAAGTGTTGTAAAAGACACATATACTTTAGAGGCATTACTTAAAGAGGTTTTAGATGATACACCACTAAACTTTTACAAATACTCAGAAGATAAAGTTGTTTTGGTAAAAAACAACTCTATCGTAAGTGAACTGCCTAAAGGCTTTGTTGTAGATAGTTTAAAGCGAAACAACACACAAGCAAACCCCATTTTTGCTGAAGAGTTTAACCAAGACATTACAGATGGAAATGTTATTACAATTGGAAAAAGATCTTCTGCTAGAGTTGGTAGTGAGTATGAGCTAACAGGTTATATAAGAGACTCAAAAACAAACGCAGGTATAGATAATTTGGTTATTTCTGCTAATGATAAATCTATTTATACTACTACAGATGCTAACGGATTTTACACCTTAAGGTTACCAGCAGGTCAACATAGGGTAGAAACTTCTGGATTAGGATATGGTTTAGAGTCTAAAACAATAGTACTGTATGGTAGTGGTTCTTTAAATTTTAATTTAGTTGAAGATGCTCAGCTTTTAAAAGAAGTTATTATTGAGTCTAATAAAAGTGAAAATATTAGAGAAGCAACCGTTGGTATATCCAGAATTAACTTAAAGGAAATAAAAACTATTCCATTAGTATTGGGAGAAAGGGACGTGCTTAAAGTAGCAGTAACATTGCCAGGAATACAAAAAGCAGGTGAAGGCTCTATAGGTTACAATGTTCGTGGAGGTAGAGCAGATCAAAACTTAATTTTATTAGATGATGCTGTTATTTATTCACCATCTCACTTTTTAGGATTTTTCTCAGGCATTAACCCGTTTACAACAGGATCTGTAGATATTTATAAGGGAAATATTCCAGCAGAGTTTGGAGGTCGTTTGTCTTCTGTTTTCGATATTGAAACAAAAGCTGGTAATAAAGAAAAGATTTCTGGAGAAGGATCAATTGGTCCAGTAACAGGTAACTTAACATTAGAGGTGCCTGTTGTAAAAGATAGATCGTCTATACTTGTTGGAGGTAGAGCAACCTATTCTGGCTGGATATTAAGATCACTTTCTGAAGAATCTTTAAAAGATAGTGAAGCTTCATTTTACGATGGTATCATTAATTATAATGATAAGATTAACGACAAGCACCAAGTAAAAGCATCTGTATATTATAGTGATGATAAATTTAGTATTACATCAGATTCTTTATATAGGTATAATAATGCATTAGCTTCAGTAAACTATACACACCAATGGAATGATAAGAAGAAAGGGGAATTAATTCTTTCACACAGTAACTATCAATTCGAAATAGATTTTGATGCCAATAGTGATAAAGACTTCTTGTTTGATTATACCATAAATGAATCTCAGTTAAAATATAACCTTAACCATAAAATAGATCCTAAGCATACCTTATTATATGGTGGTGCTGCAAAATACTATAATATAGATCCAGGTAATATTGAAGGTAAAGGAGATAGCTCGACAATTCAGCCTTTATCCATACAAAGTGAACGGGCTGTGGAGTCTGCTATCTTTTTATCTGATGAGTATGAGGTTAATAAGAAGCTTCAGTTAAATTTAGGATTACGTTATTCTCACTATGCAAACCTAGGTCCATCTGTACAACGTGAATACCAAGATGGAGCGCCTAAAAATGAAAGTACAGTAGTAAGTGAAAACACATATGATGATAATGAAGTTGTAGAAACCTATGGTGGTTTAGAATACCGCTTTTCTGGACGTTACTTCCTTACGCCAGAGCTATCTTTAAAAGCTGGTTATAATAGGACATTGCAATACATACACTTGCTGTCTAGCAACACCACAATATCTCCTACAGATACTTACAAGCTTTCAGACTTAAATATAAAGCCTCAAAAAGCCTCTCAATTTTCTTTAGGAGTTTTTAGAAACTTTGATGATCAGGACTTGGAAGTAAGTTTAGAAGGTTATTACAAATCTTTAGATGATATCTTAGATTATAAAACCGGCGCTAACCTTACATTAAATGAAAATATAGAAACAGAACTTTTGCAAGGTGAAGGTCAAGCTTATGGGGTTGAGTTCTTATTGAAAAAGAAAAAAGGTAATTTAAATGGGTATTTTGGGTATACTTATTCTAGAACCTTCATAAAATTAGATAGTGAAAATCCAGATGAGCGTGTAAATAATGGAGAGTATTTTCCTGCAAACTATGATAAGCCACACGATTTTTCTCTAGTTGCAAACTATAAAATAACACAGCGTTACAGTGTTTCATTTAATGCATCTTACCAAACAGGACGACCAATTACATATCCTGTAGGAAAATTTGAATTTGCAGGAGAAGAGCAAGTTGTGTACAGTGATAGAAATGACTTTAGAATACCAGATTATTTTAGACTAGATATAGGATTTAATATAGAAGGTAATCATAAGAAAATGAAATTAGCTCACAGTTTCTGGAACATATCTATATACAATGTATTGGGAAGAAACAATCCATATTCTGTGTACTTTGTAAACGATAATAAGGAAATTAAAGCGTACCAAACATCTATTTTCTCTGTGCCAGTACCTACAATTACTTACAACTTTAAATTTTAA
- a CDS encoding DUF4249 domain-containing protein — protein sequence MKLKETYTNSLKLIAVLGILFLGISCQDEIPLETFDFETLLVVEATLTDVNEIQQIKLSQTVELNSQESAYVDNASVVVTASNGQSYSYIYDVDGVYVSTEAYAAQQDLTYTLTINVNGKTYTSSAQSLPATAQIDSVFVEPAVKNDVQGLQIFVNSTGSSDQVNYFRYEYDETYKVIAPSHSDQDIDIQNLDNTVNGFEYDIVITEREQEERVCYNTAPSFGIRISSTSNVTGASVNNVPVRFIANTDPIIRERYSILVKQYSQSIEANSFYRILNDFGNLESFLSQNQPGFVVGNINNEADEDENIIGFFEVASYTESRIFFNYEDFNLTRPDYFFECEEILLSYNDNSAQDGDRNERNFIIQLVNSDLYTLVNFQFPEVTLVRPECGDCTTIANSNEIPEFWEE from the coding sequence ATGAAATTAAAAGAAACATATACTAATTCACTTAAACTAATTGCGGTTTTGGGAATACTTTTCTTAGGAATTAGTTGCCAAGATGAAATCCCATTAGAAACCTTCGACTTTGAAACGTTGTTAGTGGTTGAAGCCACCTTAACCGATGTAAATGAGATACAACAAATAAAACTCTCTCAAACAGTTGAGCTTAACTCTCAAGAATCTGCATATGTAGATAATGCGAGTGTTGTTGTAACAGCATCTAATGGTCAAAGTTATTCATATATATATGATGTAGATGGTGTTTACGTCTCTACAGAAGCTTATGCAGCACAGCAAGATTTAACCTATACATTAACTATAAATGTAAACGGTAAGACCTATACTTCTTCTGCGCAATCACTGCCAGCAACAGCCCAAATAGATTCTGTTTTTGTGGAGCCAGCTGTTAAGAACGATGTTCAAGGATTACAAATTTTTGTAAACTCTACAGGGTCAAGTGATCAAGTAAATTACTTTAGGTATGAATACGATGAGACATATAAGGTAATAGCTCCAAGCCATTCAGATCAAGATATAGATATTCAGAATCTGGATAATACAGTTAATGGGTTTGAGTATGATATAGTAATAACAGAAAGAGAACAAGAAGAGCGAGTTTGCTATAATACAGCACCTTCATTCGGTATTAGAATCTCATCTACTTCAAATGTTACAGGCGCATCTGTTAACAATGTTCCGGTTCGCTTTATAGCAAATACAGATCCTATAATTCGAGAGCGGTACAGTATATTGGTAAAACAATATTCTCAAAGTATAGAAGCGAATTCATTTTATAGAATTTTAAACGACTTTGGAAATTTAGAAAGTTTCTTGTCTCAAAATCAGCCAGGATTTGTAGTAGGTAATATTAATAATGAAGCAGATGAAGATGAAAATATTATTGGCTTTTTTGAAGTTGCCAGTTACACCGAAAGTCGCATTTTCTTTAACTATGAAGATTTTAATTTAACACGTCCAGATTACTTTTTTGAATGTGAAGAGATATTATTAAGCTACAACGATAACTCTGCTCAAGATGGCGATCGTAATGAGCGTAACTTTATCATACAGCTTGTAAATTCAGATTTATATACATTGGTAAACTTTCAGTTTCCAGAAGTAACTCTTGTAAGGCCAGAATGTGGCGACTGTACAACTATAGCTAACTCTAACGAAATACCAGAATTTTGGGAAGAATAA
- the mdh gene encoding malate dehydrogenase, protein MKVTVVGAGAVGASCAEYIAIKDFASEVVLLDIKEGYAEGKAMDLMQTASLNHFDTKITGSTSDYSKTANSDIAVITSGIPRKPGMTREELIGINAGIVKDVSSNIIKHSPNVIIIVVSNPMDTMTYLVHKTTDLPKNRIIGMGGALDSARFKYRLAEALEAPISDVDGMVIGGHSDKGMVPLTRLATRNSVLASEFLSEDRLNQVMEDTKVGGATLTGLLGTSAWYAPGAAVSALVQAIACDQQKMFPCSALLEGEYNLNDIAIGVPVILGRNGIEKIVEIDLSDAEKTKLTESAEAVKKTNGTLEF, encoded by the coding sequence ATGAAAGTTACCGTAGTAGGTGCAGGAGCAGTAGGTGCAAGTTGTGCCGAGTATATTGCTATAAAAGATTTTGCTAGTGAAGTTGTCCTTTTAGATATTAAAGAAGGTTACGCAGAAGGAAAAGCGATGGATTTGATGCAAACAGCATCTTTAAACCATTTTGATACCAAGATAACAGGATCTACAAGTGACTATAGTAAAACTGCAAATAGTGATATAGCTGTAATTACTAGTGGTATTCCTCGTAAGCCAGGTATGACTCGTGAAGAGTTAATTGGTATAAATGCTGGTATTGTTAAAGATGTATCTTCTAACATCATAAAACATTCACCAAACGTAATTATCATTGTGGTTAGTAACCCAATGGATACGATGACATATTTAGTACACAAAACTACAGACCTACCAAAGAACAGAATTATTGGTATGGGTGGCGCATTAGATAGTGCACGTTTTAAGTATCGCCTAGCAGAAGCTTTAGAAGCACCAATTAGTGATGTAGATGGTATGGTAATAGGTGGTCATAGTGATAAAGGTATGGTGCCTTTAACTCGTTTGGCAACACGTAACTCTGTATTAGCTTCAGAATTTTTATCTGAAGACCGCTTAAATCAAGTTATGGAAGACACTAAAGTTGGTGGAGCAACATTAACAGGTCTTTTAGGTACATCTGCTTGGTACGCGCCAGGAGCAGCAGTATCTGCTTTAGTACAAGCAATTGCTTGCGACCAACAAAAAATGTTTCCTTGTTCTGCATTGTTAGAAGGAGAATATAATTTAAATGATATCGCTATCGGTGTTCCAGTTATATTAGGTAGAAATGGTATTGAGAAGATTGTAGAGATAGATTTAAGTGACGCTGAAAAAACGAAACTTACAGAAAGCGCAGAAGCTGTTAAGAAAACAAATGGCACATTAGAATTTTAA